From one Chryseobacterium sp. 3008163 genomic stretch:
- a CDS encoding serine hydrolase domain-containing protein: protein MKKLSFIIILFLSLNTFAQNVNSKVDEIINREMKERRIPGLQLAVVQNGKIVLSKSYGYANIQDHISVKNTTIFPINSNTKIFTGVSVMQLVEQGKIELNAPIKKYLNDLPSEWQNITVDQLLTHISGLPEILQLLDPLTGSIGPLKTEQAIWEKLKTLPLEFKTGEQFSYNQTNYYLLGKIIEKVSHQSFSDNFEKKQFEVVGMKHTLFGDSRDLIPQFAPTYRYRNLFDGKKTDDKLVNNYTEFPDFTRTGAGINSTAEDMANWVIALQSGKLFQKSATLDLMWSPSKFNNGNPTNWTRGWGIAKFRKNHKAIGMSGGNRSALLIYPDDQLAIIVLTNLGGSAPEDFLEEIAGCYNADILEADPLTFLRKNLREIGFDKAIDFTEKKKKKNPEFDPQEVELNNWAYRMMANNQQTEALEIFKLNVHLFPNSWNAYDSYGEVLLKTGNKNKAVEMYKKSVELNPKNENGKKMILKIEKEIGK, encoded by the coding sequence ATGAAAAAACTAAGCTTCATAATCATACTCTTTTTATCGCTCAACACTTTTGCACAAAATGTAAATTCAAAAGTTGATGAAATTATCAATCGTGAAATGAAAGAAAGACGAATTCCTGGATTACAATTAGCTGTTGTTCAAAATGGCAAAATCGTATTAAGCAAATCGTACGGATACGCAAATATTCAAGACCATATTTCTGTCAAAAACACGACCATTTTTCCAATCAATTCAAATACAAAAATTTTCACTGGTGTTTCTGTAATGCAACTGGTAGAACAAGGCAAAATAGAACTCAATGCGCCTATCAAAAAATATCTAAATGATTTACCTTCAGAATGGCAAAATATAACGGTTGACCAATTGTTGACACACATTTCTGGTTTGCCAGAAATCCTACAACTTCTTGACCCTCTCACCGGTAGCATAGGTCCGTTAAAAACCGAACAAGCCATTTGGGAAAAACTGAAAACACTTCCTTTAGAATTTAAAACAGGCGAACAATTCAGTTATAATCAAACCAATTATTATTTATTAGGAAAGATTATCGAAAAAGTTAGTCATCAATCATTTTCGGATAATTTCGAAAAGAAGCAGTTTGAAGTTGTTGGGATGAAACACACATTATTTGGAGATTCCAGAGATTTGATTCCGCAATTTGCGCCTACTTATCGTTACAGAAATTTATTTGATGGTAAAAAAACTGATGATAAATTGGTAAATAATTATACTGAATTTCCTGATTTTACAAGAACCGGAGCGGGAATCAACAGTACAGCTGAAGATATGGCAAACTGGGTAATTGCTTTGCAAAGTGGTAAATTATTTCAAAAATCTGCAACATTAGATTTGATGTGGTCGCCAAGCAAATTCAACAATGGAAATCCGACCAACTGGACACGAGGTTGGGGAATTGCAAAATTTAGAAAAAACCACAAAGCAATAGGAATGTCTGGCGGAAATAGATCTGCTTTGTTGATTTATCCGGATGATCAATTGGCAATAATTGTTTTGACCAACTTAGGAGGAAGTGCTCCCGAAGATTTTCTGGAAGAGATTGCAGGATGTTACAATGCGGATATTTTAGAAGCTGATCCTTTAACTTTTTTGAGGAAAAACCTGCGAGAAATTGGATTTGATAAAGCGATTGATTTTACAGAAAAGAAGAAAAAGAAAAATCCCGAATTTGATCCACAAGAAGTAGAATTGAATAATTGGGCTTACAGAATGATGGCAAATAATCAACAAACTGAAGCTTTAGAAATTTTCAAGCTTAATGTCCATTTGTTTCCCAATAGTTGGAACGCTTATGATAGTTATGGCGAAGTATTATTAAAAACAGGAAATAAAAATAAGGCAGTCGAAATGTATAAAAAATCTGTTGAGCTGAATCCTAAAAATGAAAATGGCAAAAAAATGATTTTGAAAATTGAAAAGGAAATTGGGAAATAA
- a CDS encoding serine hydrolase domain-containing protein, whose product MKNRFFLLVLIFLFTNTLSAQELNNPKETKKIHQNSTEQKSEINQIDSLMTKSYERGLFNGNVLIAKNNKIIYQKSFGFTDETKQTKLNNKSIFNIGSIAKEFNAVAIMILVERGLLNLDDSISKFNLGLPKWAEKVTIRHLINYASGIPKIESGLNPVSDADAWKILRSSDNLLFEPGTSYKYDNGNVFLQRRIIEKVTGMSFQQFVIKNIVKPLKMTNSIFDPKSGFKNRTSCFDFDKVRCPEMNFISGWLWVDINDFYKWIEAMNSNRLISKESFQTLLNNPYAKDEGGSLGRYFEKEELQRHNGVSYKFESIFLNDFKNNITIILVSNNLNRVWDLGYTIHNLMLGKEYEIPKKSVYQAIRKESLDNVNTAIETYYLLKKNSEKEYSFENPNELNKLGYELLRLGKNNESIEIFKLATKEFPKDANLFDSLGEAYFTNKQYNLALDSYKKAISLGGTNGNAEKMIEKIGKEIGK is encoded by the coding sequence ATGAAAAACCGATTTTTCTTATTAGTACTAATTTTTTTATTTACAAATACGCTTTCTGCCCAAGAATTAAATAATCCCAAAGAAACAAAGAAGATACATCAAAATTCCACTGAACAAAAATCAGAAATCAATCAAATTGATTCCTTAATGACAAAATCTTACGAAAGAGGTTTATTCAATGGAAATGTTCTTATCGCTAAAAATAATAAAATCATCTATCAAAAATCATTTGGTTTTACCGATGAAACCAAACAAACTAAGCTAAACAACAAGTCAATATTTAACATTGGCTCTATTGCAAAAGAGTTTAATGCTGTCGCCATAATGATTTTAGTTGAGCGCGGTCTTCTCAATCTGGATGACTCGATTTCCAAATTTAATTTGGGTTTGCCGAAATGGGCAGAAAAAGTCACCATTCGACATTTGATAAATTACGCCAGCGGAATTCCTAAAATAGAGTCAGGGCTAAATCCGGTAAGTGATGCAGATGCGTGGAAGATTTTGAGAAGCAGTGATAATTTATTGTTTGAACCTGGAACAAGTTACAAATACGATAACGGCAATGTGTTTTTGCAAAGAAGAATTATTGAAAAAGTAACAGGAATGTCATTCCAGCAATTTGTCATTAAAAACATTGTTAAACCTTTGAAAATGACAAATTCAATTTTTGACCCAAAATCGGGTTTTAAAAACCGGACGTCCTGTTTTGATTTTGACAAAGTCAGATGTCCAGAAATGAATTTCATTAGTGGATGGCTTTGGGTAGATATCAATGATTTCTATAAATGGATTGAGGCTATGAATTCTAATCGTTTAATATCTAAAGAATCCTTTCAAACTTTGTTGAATAATCCATACGCAAAAGATGAAGGTGGTTCACTTGGCAGATACTTTGAAAAAGAAGAACTACAGAGACACAATGGTGTATCGTATAAATTTGAATCCATCTTTTTAAACGATTTTAAAAATAATATTACAATAATTCTAGTGTCTAATAATCTAAATAGAGTTTGGGATTTAGGATATACTATTCACAATTTAATGTTAGGGAAAGAGTACGAAATTCCTAAAAAATCTGTTTATCAAGCGATAAGAAAGGAATCTCTCGATAACGTAAATACAGCGATAGAAACATACTATTTACTCAAGAAAAATTCTGAAAAGGAATACAGCTTTGAAAACCCAAACGAACTGAATAAATTAGGATATGAACTCTTAAGACTTGGAAAAAACAATGAGTCAATAGAAATATTTAAATTGGCTACAAAAGAATTTCCTAAAGATGCCAATCTATTCGATAGTTTAGGAGAAGCCTATTTTACAAATAAGCAATACAATTTAGCATTAGATAGTTATAAAAAAGCAATAAGTCTTGGTGGAACCAATGGTAATGCAGAAAAAATGATAGAAAAAATCGGGAAGGAAATAGGTAAATAA